The DNA region TGGCACTTATTGCTTTAACAAAGTAGGGATTCATCCGGTATTTGGCAACCTGCAGGATTGCGTAGAGACCGCGGTCCAGGGAAAGGTTGTCCGGGGAGGTGCAGCATGGGACAGATAACCTTAAAATGCAAAAACGTAATTGCTGCTTCTAAGAGGATTTCACTGGTACACTCCAACGATTCCTTTAGTTTTGTGGGTGGTGTCAACATACAGACCGGTGAGATCGCGGATTATCGCCACGCCAACTATCAGCAGAACATCGCGGGCAAAGCGTTTGCCTTTCCCTTTGGAAGAGGCAGTAGCGGCGCGGGGCTGGTGCTGATGGAAATGCTGCGCATCGGGACGGCTCCAGCGGCCATTATCAATGTGTATACCGATCCTGTTATTTTAACAGGTCCTCTGATTTGTAAACATTTTTACAATCAGATTCTTCCAGTCATCAATCTCAGCGAGGAAAATTTCAAGAAACTGGAAAGAGCAAAAGAAATTGAAATCTTTGCAGATAAGGAAGAATTGATTGTCTATCAATAAGACGGATTATAATTAAGGAGAGAACCATATGAAAAAGTTCAGTGGAATGTATGCTGCGATTCCGACCCCCTTTGCGGCAGATGGGAGCATCATCCGGGAATCTTTTGAAAAAATCTGCGAACGGATCATTGCCGCAGGTATGCAGGGTATTCTTGTTTGTGGCAGCACAGGAGAGTATTCTGCCCTGACGACTGAAGAAAGAAAGACGGCCATGAAGATGGTGGTGGATATTGTTGGCGGACGCTGTAATACCATGGCCAGCTGCGCCGGGCATAATCAGGAGGAGACTCTTGAAATGGTCAAATATGCGGAATCCATCGGCATTGATTTCGCGCTGGTTGTTACGCCCTACTATCTGACCACGACGGAGGAAGGGATCTATCGCTACTACAAGGCCATCAGTGATGTGATAAAGGGCGATATGGGTTTGCTGCTCTATAACTATCCCGAGGTGACGACGGTAAAGCTGTCTGTGGAGTTCATCCAGAAGCTGGCGGAGATTCCCCATGTGGCTGGGATTAAGGATTCTGACACGCTTGACCACACAAGTAAGCTGATTGGGGCAATGGCGGGTAAAGAGTTCGGCATTGTCAACGGCTATGAGCATCTTGCGATCGGTACGATGGTAACCGGCGCGGCCGGCACTGTTGGCATTATCCATGGCCTATGTCCTGAGCAGATGATGGCGATTTATAATGCGGTTCAGGAAAATGATATCAAGACCGCAATGGAAGTGAATGACAAAATGCGTGCCCTGTATACGCTGATGGAGAGAGAACCTGTACCTGCTCCGATCAAGGCGGCATTTAATATCCTGGGGATTCCATGCGGAGCGCCCAGACTGCCTTTGCTGCCGGCTTCCAACGAACTGGAGGAGGAACTGAAGGTTGAGATGGAAAAACTCGGCATGCTGTGATTCAAAGTTACAACAACCTGAATGGAAAGGATAAACGACGATGTTTACAATTGATTCTTACCTACCCACGCGAATCGTGTTCGGATATGGCCGTCTGAAGGAGCTTGCTTCTATGGAGCTGCCCGGAAAGAAAGCCTTGATCTGCGTGACAGAAGATGGCCTGATGGCCCAGCTGGGCGTCCAACAGAGGGTGGAATCGCTGCTCCGGGAAAACGGCACGGAGTATGTTTTGTTTGACAGGGTCTGCGTCAATCCCCCCAAGTCTGTCGTGGAGGCTGCCGTGGCGGTCGCTCGGGAGAATGGCTGCGACTTCATGTTGGGTCTTGGCGGCGGCGCCAGCATCGATGTGGCTAAAGCGGCAGCGGCGATGATGGTAAATGATGGCGACCTGTGGGATTATGGCTATACCGGAACCGGCGGACGCAGGGAACTGCAAAAAGCGCTGCCCATCGTTACGATTTCCACGACTTGCGGTACCGGGACGGAAACTGACCAGTATTGTGTGATCACCCATGACGAGACCCGTGAGAAGCTTGACTTCACTTCGGAGGCCATTTTCCCCACCATCTCGATTATCGATCCGGAACTGATGATGACGCTCCCTCGGTCCCTGACTATCATGCAGGGCTTCGACGC from Anaerotruncus rubiinfantis includes:
- a CDS encoding aconitase X swivel domain-containing protein — its product is MGQITLKCKNVIAASKRISLVHSNDSFSFVGGVNIQTGEIADYRHANYQQNIAGKAFAFPFGRGSSGAGLVLMEMLRIGTAPAAIINVYTDPVILTGPLICKHFYNQILPVINLSEENFKKLERAKEIEIFADKEELIVYQ
- the dapA gene encoding 4-hydroxy-tetrahydrodipicolinate synthase, producing the protein MKKFSGMYAAIPTPFAADGSIIRESFEKICERIIAAGMQGILVCGSTGEYSALTTEERKTAMKMVVDIVGGRCNTMASCAGHNQEETLEMVKYAESIGIDFALVVTPYYLTTTEEGIYRYYKAISDVIKGDMGLLLYNYPEVTTVKLSVEFIQKLAEIPHVAGIKDSDTLDHTSKLIGAMAGKEFGIVNGYEHLAIGTMVTGAAGTVGIIHGLCPEQMMAIYNAVQENDIKTAMEVNDKMRALYTLMEREPVPAPIKAAFNILGIPCGAPRLPLLPASNELEEELKVEMEKLGML
- a CDS encoding iron-containing alcohol dehydrogenase, which produces MFTIDSYLPTRIVFGYGRLKELASMELPGKKALICVTEDGLMAQLGVQQRVESLLRENGTEYVLFDRVCVNPPKSVVEAAVAVARENGCDFMLGLGGGASIDVAKAAAAMMVNDGDLWDYGYTGTGGRRELQKALPIVTISTTCGTGTETDQYCVITHDETREKLDFTSEAIFPTISIIDPELMMTLPRSLTIMQGFDALFHNAECYVTNGHRNRLLDLYSADGVKVVAENLTKVVNDPTDAQARTNLAYAADILGGYSMALDSVTSHHILAQTLGGYYPGFPHGATLIVVAEAYYKRVCSLLPDEFDELGELMGETRDPANPGYAYVKALIRLLDETGARSMKMSEYGVKKEDFQKIVDMTVDQVGIALDRYQLTKQDFMDMLEESYR